The region ATGTTTTGGtcacttttaaaataccacttctAAGTAGTCACCTAGATGGGACCTTTTAGCAGCACCATCAGTTAATCCTGGTGCTTAAAACACTGAACTGGCAATTTTTTGGAAAAGACCCATTTTCTAAGAATGACTGGAATGTTAAGAGCAAGTTCACAGAGTTCAACTACTGACTTCTACAACGAAATCATGAATCACCCTCATGATTTTTCTGTAGTCACAACaggaaaaaggcatttttagcCAGTAGCTTTAGAATAACCACAGCTTTAATAAAACTTACTTTCCTTCTTCATCCACTTCAGCAGGTGCATTTCctagttttctttgttcttctaattccttcttcttcctccagtcTTCCCTTGTCATCTTCTTGGGTTCCTCCAGGCTCACATCGTTCGATCCCCCCGCAGGAGGGGCGTTCACCACCGCCCCCGAGGccattttgtttcttcccctGCGACAGACAAAAAGTATTACAGGTCAACACCACTTGACAGCGCAGCTCTTCTACGTGGTTTGCACCGTTCAGCTAGATCAGAAACGCCGGGTTATGCGTTCTTGACGTGTGTGTCTCCAGCCGATACGCAGCAGGATGGGGACGAACCGCAGCAGCTCCGCACGGCAACGCACGGTCGGGCCTCCCCAGGCCGCCAAGAGGGGGACAGGGACTCAGCGAGGGGCTGAGCCCCCGGACAGGCCGGGGCAGCCGGAAGGGCCCGCACGGCGCGAACCTGGGCCCGGGGCCgcagggcccggcccggcccggcaggACCCGAGTGCAGAGCGGCCTTCGGGGCCCAAAGCGGCTGCTCAGGCGTCCCTCCCGGACCCCGAACCAGCCACCTCCGGACCCCCCGAACCAGCCACCCCCGGACCCCCCAACCCGGCCCCCCCGCCCTGTTTACCGGCCAGGCCGCACCGCCGCCCCACAATGCACCGCGGCCGCTCGAGCTCCGCCCTGTGACGCTCCggtgggggcgggggggcggggcacGCCGTCGCCGTGGTAACGCGCGCTGGGCCAATCGGCTGCGGAGCGTCGGTCGAAGCAGCCAATGGGCGGCGCGGGGGCGGTTTAAAAGCTggtggcggcggggccggggtcTGCTCGGCGGGAGCTCTGGGGCGCTCTGCTCTGGCGCGGCCCGCAGCCCGCCCggcctcctccttctcctcgGGTGCTGGTGTCGTGCCTTAGCGCTGCGAGCTGCTGGTAGGTCCTGGGTGAGGGTGCCGGGGAGGGGAGGGCCCGGCCGTGGGCCGGTTGTGTTTAGTCTCGCTTGGACTTCGTGCATAGGCTTTTGGCTTCCAGCCATACCcattaaaagcagcttttcctgagTAAGGAATCACTTTCCCGCCTGTATGACAGCTCCggctgggagctgcctgcctCCTCTTAGCGCAAGGGAGGGCTCTGGTCTGTTGTCTCGGGTGGGGCTGTAAAACTGAGGTGATCTCTCCCGGTGCGTGTCCTCTGACAGTGTCTTTGTCtggtgagagctgctgctggtaaaGCAGTTTGTGTTACCTCTGGCTGTTCAAGTGCTGCAGGTCAAGCTGAGGGCTGGGTTGCGAAGCTTGGAGCTGGTGTGCTTTTCTAGTGCTGAGGAAACAGTTAAACGCCACAAATAAGTGATAAAGCGATTCAAGGGTGTTAGATCCTTCTGTGTAAGTTTGCTAGTGAGATCTTGCTGCTTTCCTGAACACACATGAGCTCCCTTGGGACCATGAGCCTAATGTGTACTAATTATGCTTTCAAACACCAGGGTCTGTAGATAAACGACTATGAAATGGTGTAAAGTAGGGGTTTGTCCCCTCTCCTCTAGAGATCAGTACATGGGGCACTGTGTTGTCTTTAATGTTGATTAGTTTAAAAACTGCTGTGGTGGAAGAGGTGAcaagaatgttttcttttttttctgtatagaCTTTCCAGAGTGGTCTCTTCAACCTGAAGATGGCAACACTAGTCTTTATTGATCAGGAGAATGGTGAAGTTGGTGCTACTAAGAATCAGATGAGACTCccttcaggatcctgtgtgtaTATGCTGCCTGAAGGCATTAGGAGCTCAAGTGAAGTGCATAAACTTTGTTATTCACTGTTTTGAACAGTAATAGTCTTATTATATCTACTTAACAATTCTGCTAAGTTcataaatttttattaaaaagaacatAGATCTGTGCTTTTGTCATAGAAAGGTCTTAtaattgtaaataatttttgacATCCAGTCTCTCAGAACATGCACTTATTGAAGCAAGCTTTAGGCTTCATATGGTGctagtttgcttttttcttctccctgctccccagcaaaAGCCTTATCTGAAAGAATGCAAGTTAACACTCCTCTTCCTAAAAAGACAATCAGTACACCTTCAGCCATGCCTTGCTCTGTCAGAAAGGCTCTTGGAAATGTGAATAGAACTGAAGGAGTCACAAGCAAGATGGAAAAgataagagagaaaaatcagccTTGCTCTGCAAAGAAAGTGAGTATGACACAGGCATAGTTTACCTGCTGTTGTGGCATAACCCTGGCAGGCAGTTAAGTACCATGCAGCTGCTAGCTCACTAACccctgggtgggatgggggaggaaTCTGGAAGGGTAAAAGTAAGAGAACTCATGGGTTGAGAGTAAGataactgaataaataaaaatctcaaagaaaatgaaaaccaatTGCTTGCCCCCAGCTGACTGATGCCTTGTCAGTCTGAGCAATGGCAGCCCTGGCAAACTTGCCCATGTTTTCATTGCTTGGCATGTTGTCACATGGTCTGGAATAttcctttggtcagttggggtaagctgtcccagctgtgtcctctcACAAGTTCTGGTGCACTCCTAGCCTCCTCACTGGTGGGTTTGTGAGAAAAGGCCTTGATGCTGTGTAaccactgctcagcaatagctGAAACAGCTGTGTTACCAGTACTGTTTCAGTAATGAATAAAAATGTAGCATTATGTGAgctactggaaagaaaagtgaCTCTACCCTGGCCAGAACCAGTGCTCCTACATTGGCACAGGTAGTGTCACAGCCTGGGGGAACCTAATGGCAAACGAGTGTCTTCAGTGAAAACAGCCTGAGTTAATGCCTTGGTCACATGTTTAGTATCAGGAGTTCAGTGTTATGAACATGAATGTTCTAGTGCAGTGATTTGTTGCCACTGTATGCAGCATTGCACTATATACACTCAACTGAAGAGTTTGCCCATCTCCAGCTGATTTGTGTTGAAGGTATTTAGAACTCAGGTATAATTGAGAACTGCATGACAGCTGCTCTTGTCTGTAGGGCTTTTGTCACAGGAAAGTTACTACAGTAACTCAAATAATGtgcctttctctttttaagatAACTGAAAAGACTGCTGGATTAGAAAGCTGTGATGCAGTGGCTGAAGAAGACTGGCCAGAAatagaaaacatgttttcttatGATCCTCGAAGTAAGAACTATTGGTGTCATGAATATCAGGCTTTCATGAGTGTTAATTTATTGTAAGACTTAGGCCAAGATATGGTGGCAGACAAGCCAGTCTTGCATTTCTCTGGAGCCTGACCTAGAACATAAGGCTGCTTGCTACTTCTGAAATGCCATTTCCTTCTTCTTTAAGTATTTCTAACTGGTGTAGCTGTGCTCCAGATATGTAGCATTTTGAGTCCATTACCATGGTGGCAGGAAACTAGTTCCAAATAACCATCCTATAGCCTCTTAATTCATTAAATGGTAACTAGTAGCCAAGTATTCAAAAGAATACTTTAGTGGTACTTAGAGTAGATTTCTCTTAAGTGTATGCCAAGGTGGTAATTCGTAACTGAAGAGTCTCCTATTGCTGTAGAATGTAAGAGTTGAAGACAAAACTTCTAAAGCTGTTTTAGAATCTCTGCAATGGCTGTGCTGTCTCAGTCCTTCAAGGTGTGTCTGTAAACAATCCAGTTAATGTGGAAGTGAGTGTGCAAAAACTACTGTACCAAGGACTGTTTCAGGGTTGGTGAAATATAAATGCTGTGCTTGATCAAGTTGACTTGATAACTTCTTCCTGATCACTATACAAAAAGCTTCTGCTTTACATTAGCAGTTATGTACTCTGCTCTTATGATAAGTGTCCTTGTAAGGGGTTTTATGGACAGCTAAGGTGTAGCTGCCAATAAATACCCCTTAAAAGGGGACTGTTGGATTGTATTGTTTTGGATCTGCTGCCATGTCATTTTATCTAATAGAATTTGCAGTTTCCCGGACTACTGATAATTAACTACACTATCTTTCTCAAACAGCCTTTGAGAGTTTTGATCTTCCTGAAGAGGACAAAGTGAGCAATATCAACCTGCGTGGTGTTCCCCTCATGGTATTAGGAAGGACATATGACAGATATGTGAACATGGTTCCTTCACCCATGAAGATTGAAGAGATTTCATGGGAGTCTAGTAAGTGGAAACTTATAATGAGTTTCAGTGCCTGCAGTGCTCATCAGTGGTTTGGGAGGGGAGCTAGCTGGCTGCAGAAgggagctgcctctgctctcctACCTGCCAGCATAGCATGCTAGTATCAAACAGCTTTTGCTGTCTAGTCAAGCTGAATTTAACTGGTCAACCCTACTAGTTCAGCTGGTGCTCTAGGTCATGTTGCTTAGCAATCTTTTGCAATGCGTTGCTAACTAATCAGTTAGGTGGATCTGACTTATGCAATCACACAATATTTCCTTTAGTTGTTCATGAGGCTTATGCTAATCCCCAGGGAGTTAGCTTATGTTAGAGTATAAATTCTGCATTTAATAAGAAACTGATTTGCTCTATTTCTAACTTGCAGACTTGCTACAATCAACAGACTTCCTTGCTACCCTGGATGAGATCATTGACATGCCACCTCCCAATTATGACCCTGAATGTGTATTCTGAAGCTTCCATTGAGTTTAAATTTAATGtagttctgttttttaataaaggctAATCTCAACTGTATAATACTGGACTTGTGTATTTCCAGTAGGCCTGAGATGTAGATAGTAAGGTAACACTTTGAAAAGGAGGCTATTTGACAAGCAGTTAAAGTAGAGCCTACTAAAGAGTAGTTAAAGTAAGGCTTCTAAGCAAGACTATAGTTCACTGTTGTGAACCATATCCAGGAGTTAGTACCTGCTGATGAGACACCATGATCATGTTAAGATTCTCTTCTGACTTTGCTGTTTATGTAACTTTATCCTTTATCCACTAAACATGCAAGGGTTTAAAACTATTCTAATATCTAGTGTAAGTATTAGACCTGGTACTCTtctggcaatttttttcttgaacttgTTTCTCTTCAGGGTGCTTGTCTAAGGTGGTATGTTGGATTCTTATGGAGCTGTGGACTTCTTGTTTTCATGGACAGCACTGTGGCTTTTGCTGCTTGGTACTGTCTGTGCTCTGAGGGAAGGCTGGTGAAACCTCATTCTTCAAGTTATAAGCACCCAGGCTCAACAGTTGTTCATTTTGCATTGTAATGGCCTCAACTCCAGTTCTTCATCACCTAAGACAAATCAGTTATAGAAGGTGGTCAGCATTTGCCATGCAGAGGAGCATTTTCTGTAGGatcctttttttggtgtttcatCTGTTACTCTACAAATACTGTCTCTTATGGCTGCTGGCAAGCAACACAAGTCAAAGTGAGGTCTGAGTAAGAAGCAAGCAAGGTTTTCAAGATTTTCTGTAAACAGTTGAGATCAAAAAGGGTATGTTTCATCATGTAGCTCATCTGGGCCATAATAGTGTTGCTAGGAATCTTGGGTAGAGGATATAAATCTATGCAGCAACACAATGcaaaaattagttttctttatGTTACTACTATGACTAATAATATCTAGTGTTTCAGGATTGgttagcttttaaaatgctggcCATGATACTTTTGGTTTAAAAGATTAAAGATAAATGCTAATGCCCAATTTCAGATGCATCCATGACAAAACCCAGAGAGAATGTCTCTGAGGTAGATGGATGATGAAGTTAACTTTGATTTTGGTTAGATGCTAATTCCTGGCACCAAATTTTAGGtgatggaatatttttttcctacagtagTGTACCTCATCTGggcctttttgttttcattgggATTTCTGGTTAATGCAGGTGCATGTTTTTGCTTTTACAAGGCTTTATTTTGTCAATATTAATCAGAAATATCTGTTTGTTTCAGCGGGCTTTTATTGTCCCCATTTTATGTACTTTTCAACTcagctggctggggttaaaGAGAAATGCACATTCCTGTGACTTTCATGAGACCAAAGCTGTGGATTGAGCTTCCTGCCTGCACTCGAGGAGGTCCCAGTCACAAAAGCGTTTTCCTATTTAGAAAATGTCAACTTTCTTGGCCTCAGAGCTGCAAAACCACCTGGGGTCAGCCCATGGAGTGCTATGACATGGGGCCTGGTGGCTGAGAATTTTGCACTGCTTGGGGCCATCTCAGTTAAGCAGTAACACTGCCTTCTACTGGTGGCTTTAAAAATCTACTTCCCTAACTGGTGTTGAGACACACAGCTTTTTGCACTTAAAAcgttttattttctgttaggGTTTTGTCAGGAGTAGTTGCCATTGAGTTCAACGTGGTGTCTAAGCACTACCCTGCACAGCAGAAGtcctttttaaaactgcttgtAATGTTTTGATTTACTACTTGGTCAGTTTACACTTCCTGCAAAGATCTATCCGGGATTTTAAATGTGTAGGTGTGATGAAAATGGATGCTTGATGGCTTGTCAAGCCTTAACAGAGCAGTGTAGCTGTGTACCATGACTGGAAAATCTGGATTGTATCCAAGCACACAGAGCAGGTACTGTTTTAATTGGCTATCACTCTGCAAAGGTGTCTTGATGGTATTCTGGCTGTGAGACTCACTTGAAGTCCTTTCCTGAGTTTCTGTAAGGAGAACCTGGAgatttgtataaaaataatctcttggCAGGCTGTGCAAAATTACTTCAGTGCCCATCAGGTAATTCATCCTATTTGCAGCGTGGTGGCAGCGGGTGGCAGCGTGGTAACAGCCTGGATTAGGGCTTCTCATTCCTGCAACCTGACAGCTGTGGTGTGATGTTTGCTTTTGGTACATCATGCACAGTGCAGGCATCTGTCCTGGGCTTCATTGCTTCATTACTGTGAAATGGAGGATAACAGCACTCAGGAATTCAGTGGGCCTTTACCCTGGAACTGCAGGGAACAGTGTATTGGCCAGtgtattttatcttctgtttaaaaagaacagaaatgagAAGCCTGGAGGCAATTGGTCTCTCTAGGGTTAGCAAAGCCATGGATCTAGTAACTTTCAGTTTCACTGTAGCTTTATCAGTGTTGCCAAAGTATTGTATAGAAATTCTATAGTGTCCCTCTATCCCCAAAGTGGCATTTCCTGTACTCCAGGAGACACCTGGCACTGGGTGGGTCAACATGTTTAGAATAAGGTTTATATACAGTTTATACACATGGTATGCATTTAGTAACTAGTTGGATAGAATCTGACTGCAAGTATGTGTTTTTGCATATAACTTTGCAAAGCTTTGATAAACTTGCTTCTAACTGCAGTTTGGGAGAAATTAAAAGCATGGTGGGCCTCTTGTGTTGGAATGATCTACAAAATTAGAGGGAAAAGTTACAAAATGGCCCTACTGTGTATTTTCTTGCAGGCAGATTATGAAGAATGCCAGGATGGTATTTcatggtgtttggttttttttttccctgctttggtGTGAGTGTGCACCTCAAAAGAGGAAGGGCAGATGAGCTCCTTAGTGGGGGCATAGGGGAGCTGAGTTCCTGGGGACATGAAGCACAAGTCatcctgctcttccttctctggTAAACTCCCAGCTAtccacagaaacacaaaacaaatgtCTCTGCAGCAAGGAATGTCCCTGGGACTGTTGCAGGGAAATCCCAATGGCAGGGCCCTGCAGGACCTTACTGCTCTCCAGAGCAATGTGCAGTTTTCCAGCCTGTGGGGTGAATAACATGGCCAACTTTAGAAGCAGCTGGGCAAGTATGAGAAGCCTGTGTGGTGAGCAGGTCCCTGCTGGGAtctgaagagcagcactgaATATTTCTGTGAGGCACTGATAATACAGCTGTTCCATGTGCTGGTGAATCATCTAGCTCAAGAGG is a window of Apus apus isolate bApuApu2 chromosome 13, bApuApu2.pri.cur, whole genome shotgun sequence DNA encoding:
- the PTTG1 gene encoding securin isoform X3, with product MQVNTPLPKKTISTPSAMPCSVRKALGNVNRTEGVTSKMEKIREKNQPCSAKKITEKTAGLESCDAVAEEDWPEIENMFSYDPRTFESFDLPEEDKVSNINLRGVPLMVLGRTYDRYVNMVPSPMKIEEISWESNLLQSTDFLATLDEIIDMPPPNYDPECVF
- the PTTG1 gene encoding securin isoform X2, which codes for MATLVFIDQENGEVGATKNQMRLPSGSSKALSERMQVNTPLPKKTISTPSAMPCSVRKALGNVNRTEGVTSKMEKIREKNQPCSAKKITEKTAGLESCDAVAEEDWPEIENMFSYDPRTFESFDLPEEDKVSNINLRGVPLMVLGRTYDRYVNMVPSPMKIEEISWESNLLQSTDFLATLDEIIDMPPPNYDPECVF
- the LOC127390248 gene encoding translation initiation factor IF-2-like; protein product: MAGSQKPMHEVQARLNTTGPRPGPPLPGTLTQDLPAARSAKARHQHPRRRRRPGGLRAAPEQSAPELPPSRPRPRRHQLLNRPRAAHWLLRPTLRSRLAQRALPRRRRAPPPRPHRSVTGRSSSGRGALWGGGAAWPVNRAGGPGWGVRGWLVRGVRRWLVRGPGGTPEQPLWAPKAALHSGPAGPGRALRPRAQVRAVRALPAAPACPGAQPLAESLSPSWRPGEARPCVAVRSCCGSSPSCCVSAGDTHVKNA
- the PTTG1 gene encoding securin isoform X1 → MATLVFIDQENGEVGATKNQMRLPSGSCVYMLPEGIRSSTKALSERMQVNTPLPKKTISTPSAMPCSVRKALGNVNRTEGVTSKMEKIREKNQPCSAKKITEKTAGLESCDAVAEEDWPEIENMFSYDPRTFESFDLPEEDKVSNINLRGVPLMVLGRTYDRYVNMVPSPMKIEEISWESNLLQSTDFLATLDEIIDMPPPNYDPECVF